From the Xenorhabdus ishibashii genome, one window contains:
- the glmS gene encoding glutamine--fructose-6-phosphate transaminase (isomerizing) — protein sequence MCGIVGAVAQRDIAEILIEGLRRLEYRGYDSAGMAVIDSENRMTRLREVGKVQMLADEADKQPVTGGTGIAHTRWATHGEPNERNAHPHVSEHIAVVHNGIIENHEELREELKARGYTFSSDTDTETIAHLVHWEQQQGGSLLEVVQRVIPQLRGAYGTVVMDSRHPDVLVAARSGSPLVIGLGVGENFLASDQLALLPVTRRFIYLEEGDIAEITRRTVRIFDVQGEAVEREQIESNVQYDAGDKGVYRHYMQKEIYEQPMAIKSTLEGRLSSGQVNLSELGANAAQLLSQVEHIQIVACGTSYNAGMVSRYWFESLAGIPCDVEIASEFRYRKPSRRKGSLLITLSQSGETADTLAALRLSKELGYLTSLTICNVAGSSLVRESEFALMTKAGAEIGVASTKAFTTQLTVLLMLVAYMGRLKGTDAALEQDIVHALHALPSRIESMLSKDKLIESLAEDFSEKHHALFLGRGNQYPIAVEGALKLKEISYIHAEAYAAGELKHGPLALIDADMPVIIVAPNNELLEKLKSNIEEVRARGGLLYVFADQDAGFTNSENMKIISLPHVEELIAPIFYTVPLQLLSYHVALIKGTDVDQPRNLAKSVTVE from the coding sequence ATGTGTGGAATTGTTGGTGCAGTAGCACAACGAGATATTGCAGAAATACTGATCGAAGGTCTTCGTCGCCTGGAATACCGTGGTTATGACTCTGCGGGTATGGCTGTTATTGACAGCGAAAACCGTATGACCCGTCTGCGTGAAGTCGGTAAAGTGCAGATGCTGGCTGATGAAGCAGACAAACAGCCGGTTACTGGTGGCACAGGGATTGCCCATACTCGTTGGGCGACTCACGGTGAACCAAACGAGCGTAATGCCCATCCTCATGTTTCTGAACATATTGCGGTTGTGCATAACGGCATTATTGAAAACCACGAAGAACTGCGCGAAGAATTAAAAGCGCGTGGTTACACTTTCTCTTCTGATACAGACACAGAAACCATTGCCCATCTTGTTCACTGGGAACAGCAACAAGGCGGTTCACTGCTGGAAGTGGTGCAACGTGTGATTCCACAATTGCGGGGCGCTTATGGCACAGTGGTTATGGATAGCCGTCATCCTGATGTACTGGTCGCTGCGCGTTCTGGCAGCCCATTGGTAATCGGTTTAGGCGTAGGGGAAAACTTCCTTGCCTCTGACCAATTAGCATTACTACCTGTGACTCGTCGCTTTATCTATCTGGAAGAGGGAGATATCGCAGAAATCACTCGCCGTACCGTTCGCATCTTTGATGTGCAGGGCGAAGCGGTTGAGCGTGAACAAATTGAATCTAACGTTCAGTACGATGCAGGTGATAAAGGTGTTTACCGCCACTACATGCAAAAAGAGATTTACGAACAACCGATGGCGATCAAGAGCACATTGGAGGGGCGTTTAAGCAGTGGTCAGGTAAATCTGTCAGAACTGGGCGCTAATGCTGCGCAATTGCTGTCTCAAGTTGAGCATATCCAAATCGTTGCCTGTGGCACCTCCTATAATGCGGGAATGGTTTCGCGCTACTGGTTCGAATCACTGGCAGGTATTCCATGTGATGTTGAAATCGCTTCTGAGTTTCGTTATCGCAAGCCATCACGGCGTAAGGGAAGCCTGCTAATCACCTTGTCTCAATCTGGCGAAACGGCTGATACCTTGGCTGCCCTGCGTTTATCCAAGGAGCTAGGCTATCTGACTTCATTGACTATCTGTAACGTTGCCGGTTCCTCTTTGGTACGTGAATCTGAATTTGCCCTGATGACCAAAGCAGGAGCAGAAATCGGCGTAGCATCCACCAAAGCCTTTACTACCCAGCTAACTGTATTACTGATGCTGGTGGCTTACATGGGACGACTGAAAGGTACAGATGCTGCATTGGAACAAGATATTGTCCATGCCCTACATGCTTTGCCAAGCCGCATTGAAAGCATGCTATCCAAAGATAAACTGATTGAATCACTGGCGGAAGACTTCTCAGAAAAACATCATGCCCTGTTCCTCGGCCGTGGTAATCAGTACCCGATCGCGGTTGAAGGTGCACTGAAACTGAAAGAGATCTCCTATATTCACGCAGAAGCTTACGCTGCCGGTGAATTGAAACATGGTCCATTGGCATTGATCGACGCGGATATGCCAGTGATCATCGTTGCACCGAACAACGAACTGCTGGAAAAACTGAAATCCAATATCGAAGAAGTTCGTGCCCGTGGCGGTTTGTTATATGTCTTCGCCGATCAGGATGCGGGTTTCACCAACAGCGAAAACATGAAGATCATCTCCCTGCCACACGTAGAAGAGTTGATCGCCCCGATCTTCTATACCGTGCCACTGCAATTACTGTCTTACCACGTTGCATTGATCAAAGGTACGGATGTGGATCAGCCAAGGAATTTGGCGAAATCGGTGACGGTGGAGTAA
- the glmU gene encoding bifunctional UDP-N-acetylglucosamine diphosphorylase/glucosamine-1-phosphate N-acetyltransferase GlmU — translation MSVIANNANVNNVSTKSVVILAAGKGTRMYSALPKVLHLLAGKPMVQHVIDTAMELGAQNIHLVYGHGGDLMKQALPNQNLNWVLQAEQLGTGHAMQQAAPYFSDDEDILILYGDVPLIGKDTLARLIEAKPEGGIGLLTAILDNPTGYGRIIREDGEVTGIIEQKDATEEQRKINEINTGILVANGGDLKRWLSRLENNNAQGEYYLTDVIALAHREGRQIKVVHPSRLSEMEGVNNRQQLSALERIYQFEQAEKLLLAGVMLLDPARFDLRGTLEHGRDVVIDTNVIIKGHVTLGNNVQIGSGCILKNCVIGDGAVIDPYTIIEDSEIAAECTIGPFARLRPGSKLAEKSHVGNFVEMKKSTLGKGSKAGHLTYLGDSEIGNNVNIGAGTITCNYDGANKFKTIIGDDVFVGSDTQLVAPVTVAKGATIGAGTTVTKDIAENELVISRVKQTHIKNWQRPVKKK, via the coding sequence ATGTCTGTGATTGCAAATAATGCCAACGTAAATAATGTCAGTACAAAAAGTGTCGTGATCCTTGCCGCAGGCAAGGGAACTCGCATGTATTCCGCTCTTCCTAAAGTTCTGCACTTGCTGGCTGGTAAGCCGATGGTTCAGCATGTTATTGATACCGCAATGGAGTTGGGCGCCCAAAATATTCACTTGGTTTATGGGCATGGTGGTGATTTGATGAAACAAGCACTTCCCAACCAGAATCTAAATTGGGTACTGCAAGCTGAGCAGCTTGGTACGGGGCACGCCATGCAGCAAGCGGCTCCGTATTTTTCGGATGATGAAGATATTCTGATCCTTTACGGTGATGTGCCCTTGATTGGTAAAGATACTTTGGCTCGTTTGATTGAAGCTAAGCCAGAGGGTGGAATTGGCTTATTAACAGCAATTTTGGATAATCCAACGGGTTATGGTCGTATCATTCGTGAAGATGGTGAAGTGACGGGCATTATCGAACAGAAAGATGCAACAGAAGAACAGCGCAAAATCAATGAGATTAACACCGGTATTTTAGTTGCGAATGGCGGTGATTTGAAACGTTGGTTATCCAGGTTGGAAAACAATAACGCACAGGGCGAATATTACCTGACTGATGTTATTGCGCTTGCACACAGAGAAGGCCGTCAAATCAAGGTAGTACACCCAAGCCGTTTAAGTGAGATGGAAGGGGTTAACAATCGCCAGCAACTTTCTGCCTTAGAGCGTATTTACCAATTTGAGCAAGCAGAAAAATTACTGCTGGCGGGCGTCATGTTGTTAGATCCTGCTCGTTTTGATTTGCGCGGAACATTAGAACATGGTCGGGATGTAGTGATTGATACCAATGTGATCATTAAAGGTCATGTCACATTGGGAAATAATGTTCAGATTGGCTCTGGTTGTATCCTGAAAAATTGTGTTATTGGTGATGGGGCAGTCATTGACCCTTACACTATCATCGAAGATTCTGAAATTGCGGCTGAGTGCACTATTGGGCCTTTTGCCCGTTTACGCCCTGGCTCTAAATTGGCGGAAAAATCCCATGTTGGCAATTTCGTTGAAATGAAAAAATCCACGCTTGGCAAAGGTTCCAAGGCTGGTCACCTGACTTATCTTGGTGATTCTGAAATCGGCAATAATGTAAATATTGGTGCGGGAACCATTACTTGTAACTATGATGGCGCCAATAAATTTAAGACCATCATCGGTGATGACGTTTTTGTTGGTTCTGACACACAGCTTGTAGCACCAGTTACGGTAGCGAAAGGTGCGACTATTGGTGCCGGAACCACAGTAACAAAAGACATTGCTGAGAACGAATTGGTTATCAGTCGTGTAAAGCAAACTCATATTAAAAACTGGCAGCGTCCAGTGAAGAAAAAATAA
- the atpH gene encoding F0F1 ATP synthase subunit delta: MSEFATVARPYAKAAFDFAVEHQSLEHWQNMLAFIAEVTRNEQVGELLSGSLAPETLAKTFITLCGEQVDEHAQNFIRVMAENGRLLVLPEVFLQFIQLRASLESTIDVEVISASELNEQQQAKISAAMEKRLSRKVKLNCKIDKSVIAGVVIRAGDMVIDGSIRGRLDRLTDVLQS; the protein is encoded by the coding sequence ATGTCTGAATTTGCTACGGTAGCTCGCCCCTACGCCAAAGCAGCTTTTGACTTTGCTGTAGAACATCAATCTCTCGAACACTGGCAGAACATGCTGGCGTTCATTGCTGAGGTGACTCGCAATGAGCAGGTTGGTGAGCTGCTTTCCGGTTCATTGGCACCGGAAACGTTAGCCAAAACCTTCATCACCCTTTGTGGTGAGCAGGTTGATGAGCATGCTCAGAACTTTATTCGTGTAATGGCAGAAAATGGTCGCTTGCTGGTACTGCCAGAAGTCTTCCTGCAATTTATCCAATTGCGTGCGTCACTTGAGTCGACTATCGATGTTGAAGTGATTTCTGCGTCCGAACTGAATGAGCAGCAGCAGGCTAAAATTTCTGCGGCGATGGAAAAACGTCTGTCACGCAAAGTGAAGCTGAATTGCAAAATTGACAAGTCTGTTATTGCCGGTGTGGTTATCCGTGCAGGTGACATGGTGATCGATGGCAGTATTCGTGGCCGTCTGGATCGTTTAACAGACGTCTTGCAGTCTTAA
- a CDS encoding TPM domain-containing protein produces the protein MLFLFIIGMGNGSAKEVEQETVTINIPTLSKRVADISKVLTKEENQRLTRQLKKLQSEEKVQMSVLIIPTTGSNTIEEFSSRVFDKWKLGNKESNDGILFLIASDDHKMRIAVGSGLERKLTDGKIARIGETGFQRKCLF, from the coding sequence ATGCTGTTTTTATTTATTATCGGAATGGGCAATGGATCAGCGAAAGAGGTAGAACAAGAAACAGTCACGATTAATATTCCTACGTTAAGCAAGCGTGTGGCTGATATTTCTAAAGTTTTAACGAAAGAAGAGAACCAACGCCTGACTCGCCAACTGAAAAAACTGCAATCTGAAGAAAAGGTACAGATGTCCGTTTTGATTATTCCAACGACGGGCAGTAATACTATTGAGGAGTTTTCTTCCCGTGTATTTGATAAATGGAAGTTGGGTAATAAAGAAAGCAATGATGGTATTTTGTTTTTGATCGCTTCTGATGATCATAAAATGCGTATCGCAGTTGGTTCCGGTTTAGAGAGGAAATTAACCGATGGCAAGATCGCACGTATAGGTGAAACCGGCTTTCAAAGAAAATGCTTATTTTGA
- the atpB gene encoding F0F1 ATP synthase subunit A, protein MSASGEVSTSEYISHHLKHLQLDLRTFELVNPHASGYEATFWTLNIDSLFFSIVLGMLFLFVFRRVAVRATDGVPGKFQTAIEMVIGFVDNTVRDMYHGKSKVIAPLALTVFVWVLLMNALDLLPIDFIPLIGEHFFGLPALRIVPTADVSVTLSMALGVFVLILFYSIKMKGIRGFAKELTLQPFNHPLFIPINLILEGVSLLSKPISLGLRLFGNMYAGELIFILIAALLPWGAQWLLSLPWAIFHILIITLQAFIFMVLTIVYLSMASEEH, encoded by the coding sequence ATGTCTGCATCAGGAGAAGTTTCAACTTCGGAGTACATAAGTCATCACCTGAAGCACCTTCAGTTGGACTTACGTACCTTTGAGTTGGTCAATCCCCACGCTAGTGGTTATGAGGCGACGTTCTGGACGTTGAATATCGATTCGCTTTTTTTCTCCATCGTATTAGGGATGTTGTTTCTATTTGTGTTCAGAAGAGTCGCGGTTCGCGCTACTGATGGTGTTCCGGGCAAATTTCAGACTGCAATAGAAATGGTAATCGGCTTCGTTGATAACACTGTTCGTGATATGTATCACGGTAAGAGCAAAGTGATAGCTCCTCTGGCTTTGACTGTGTTCGTCTGGGTGTTACTCATGAACGCATTGGACTTGCTGCCAATCGATTTTATTCCTTTAATCGGTGAACACTTCTTCGGCTTACCTGCTCTGCGTATTGTTCCAACCGCAGATGTCAGTGTCACTTTGTCGATGGCTCTCGGTGTCTTTGTCCTCATTCTGTTCTACAGCATTAAGATGAAAGGAATTCGTGGTTTTGCGAAGGAGCTGACATTGCAGCCTTTCAATCATCCACTCTTTATTCCAATTAACTTAATCTTGGAAGGGGTCAGTTTGCTGTCTAAACCTATATCACTCGGTCTGCGACTGTTTGGTAATATGTATGCGGGCGAATTGATCTTTATTCTTATTGCGGCTCTTCTACCGTGGGGAGCACAGTGGTTACTCAGCCTGCCTTGGGCGATTTTCCACATACTGATTATTACGTTACAAGCCTTTATTTTCATGGTTCTGACGATTGTTTATCTATCGATGGCATCTGAAGAGCATTAA
- the atpE gene encoding F0F1 ATP synthase subunit C produces MDINMDLLYIAAAILMGLAAIGAAIGIGILGGKFLEGAARQPDLIPLLRTQFFIVMGLVDAIPMIAVGLGLFMMFAVGG; encoded by the coding sequence ATGGATATAAACATGGATCTGCTGTACATAGCTGCCGCTATTCTGATGGGTTTGGCGGCTATTGGTGCTGCGATCGGTATCGGCATCCTCGGGGGTAAATTCCTGGAAGGCGCTGCTCGCCAACCTGATCTGATTCCTCTGCTGCGTACGCAGTTCTTTATCGTCATGGGTCTGGTTGACGCCATCCCGATGATTGCTGTGGGCTTGGGCTTGTTTATGATGTTCGCTGTTGGCGGTTAA
- the atpD gene encoding F0F1 ATP synthase subunit beta has translation MATGKIIQVIGAVVDVEFPQDSVPKVYDALEVKNGEEKLVLEVQQQLGGGIVRCIAMGTSDGLRRNLDVTDLGHPIEVPVGKATLGRIMNVLGDPIDMKGEIGEEERWSIHRTAPSYEELSNSQELLETGIKVMDLICPFAKGGKVGLFGGAGVGKTVNMMELIRNIAIEHSGYSVFAGVGERTREGNDFYHEMTDSNVLDKVSLVYGQMNEPPGNRLRVALTGLTMAEKFRDEGRDVLLFVDNIYRYTLAGTEVSALLGRMPSAVGYQPTLAEEMGALQERITSTKTGSITSVQAVYVPADDLTDPSPATTFAHLDATVVLSRQIASLGIYPAVDPLDSTSRQLDPLVVGQEHYDVARGVQSILQRYQELKDIIAILGMDELSEDDKLVVARARKIQRFLSQPFFVAEVFTGSPGKFVSLKDTIRGFKGILNGDYDHLPEQAFYMVGTIEEAVEKAKEL, from the coding sequence ATGGCTACTGGAAAGATTATCCAGGTAATCGGCGCCGTGGTGGACGTCGAATTCCCTCAGGACAGCGTACCAAAAGTATACGATGCCCTTGAGGTTAAAAACGGTGAAGAAAAACTGGTGCTGGAAGTTCAGCAGCAGTTAGGTGGTGGTATTGTCCGTTGTATCGCAATGGGTACCTCTGATGGCCTGCGCCGTAATTTGGACGTGACTGACTTAGGACACCCAATCGAAGTACCAGTGGGTAAAGCAACACTGGGCCGTATCATGAACGTATTGGGCGATCCAATTGACATGAAAGGTGAGATCGGCGAAGAAGAGCGCTGGTCAATTCACCGTACAGCACCAAGCTATGAAGAGTTATCCAACTCTCAGGAACTGCTGGAAACCGGTATCAAAGTTATGGACTTGATCTGCCCATTTGCTAAGGGTGGTAAAGTTGGTCTGTTTGGTGGTGCGGGTGTAGGTAAAACCGTTAACATGATGGAGCTTATCCGTAACATCGCTATCGAGCACTCAGGTTACTCTGTATTTGCCGGTGTTGGGGAGCGTACCCGTGAAGGTAACGACTTCTATCATGAAATGACTGATTCAAACGTACTGGATAAAGTATCTCTGGTATACGGTCAGATGAATGAGCCACCAGGAAACCGTCTGCGTGTTGCATTGACTGGTTTGACAATGGCGGAAAAATTCCGTGATGAAGGCCGTGACGTTCTGTTGTTCGTTGATAACATTTACCGTTATACCCTGGCAGGGACAGAAGTGTCTGCACTGTTAGGTCGTATGCCATCTGCGGTTGGTTATCAGCCAACGTTGGCGGAAGAGATGGGTGCCCTGCAAGAGCGTATCACCTCAACCAAAACGGGCTCCATCACCTCCGTACAAGCAGTTTATGTTCCTGCGGATGACTTGACTGACCCATCACCTGCGACAACCTTTGCTCACTTGGATGCAACCGTCGTATTGAGCCGTCAGATTGCATCTCTGGGTATTTACCCTGCGGTTGACCCACTGGATTCAACCAGCCGTCAGCTTGACCCACTGGTTGTTGGTCAAGAGCACTATGACGTAGCGCGTGGCGTTCAGTCTATCCTGCAACGTTATCAGGAACTGAAAGACATCATCGCTATTCTGGGTATGGACGAACTGTCTGAAGACGACAAACTGGTTGTGGCGCGTGCCCGTAAGATCCAGCGCTTCCTGTCTCAGCCATTCTTTGTTGCAGAAGTCTTCACCGGCTCACCAGGTAAATTCGTTTCTCTGAAAGACACTATCCGTGGCTTCAAGGGCATCCTGAATGGTGATTATGACCATCTGCCAGAGCAGGCGTTCTACATGGTTGGTACCATCGAAGAAGCTGTGGAAAAAGCGAAAGAGCTTTAA
- a CDS encoding F0F1 ATP synthase subunit epsilon codes for MAAMTFSLNVVSAEKQMFEGLVQKIQVTGSEGELGIYPQHTPLLTAIKPGMIRIVKQFGEEEFIYLSGGILEVQPNGVIVLADTAIRGKDLDEAKVLEAKRKAEEHIRNSHGDVDYAQASAELSKAIAKLRVIELTKKMM; via the coding sequence ATGGCTGCAATGACGTTCTCCCTGAACGTAGTCAGTGCTGAAAAACAGATGTTTGAAGGGCTGGTACAGAAAATTCAGGTGACAGGTAGTGAAGGTGAGCTGGGGATCTATCCTCAACACACACCACTGCTTACTGCCATAAAACCGGGCATGATACGTATTGTTAAGCAGTTTGGTGAAGAAGAGTTTATCTATCTGTCAGGTGGTATTCTTGAAGTTCAGCCAAACGGCGTTATCGTACTGGCCGATACAGCGATCCGTGGTAAGGATTTGGACGAAGCTAAAGTGCTTGAAGCCAAGCGCAAGGCAGAAGAACACATCCGTAACTCCCACGGCGATGTTGATTATGCTCAGGCATCTGCTGAATTGTCGAAAGCGATCGCGAAACTTCGCGTTATCGAGCTGACAAAAAAAATGATGTAA
- the atpG gene encoding F0F1 ATP synthase subunit gamma: protein MAGAKEIRTKIASVQNTQKITKAMEMVAASKMRKTQDRMAASRPYAETIRNVIGHLALGNLEYKHPYLEEREVKRVGYVVVSTDRGLCGGLNINVFKKLLIEMKDWSDKNVQVDLALIGSKAVSFFSSVGGNIVAQVTGMGDNPSLSELIGPVHVMMQAYDEGRLDKLYIVTNKFMNTMSQVPTITQLLPLPAGDDETLKKKSWDYLYEPDPKALLDTLLRRYIEAQVYQGVVENLASEQAARMVAMKAATDNGGNLIKELQLVYNKARQASITQELTEIVSGASAV from the coding sequence ATGGCCGGCGCAAAAGAAATACGTACCAAAATCGCCAGTGTGCAAAACACGCAAAAAATCACTAAAGCGATGGAGATGGTCGCCGCGTCCAAAATGCGTAAAACGCAGGATCGCATGGCGGCCAGCCGTCCTTATGCAGAAACCATTCGCAATGTGATTGGACACCTTGCGTTAGGTAATCTGGAATACAAACATCCATACCTTGAAGAGCGCGAAGTCAAGCGTGTTGGGTACGTGGTTGTTTCGACTGATCGTGGTTTATGTGGCGGTTTGAACATTAACGTGTTCAAAAAATTGCTGATAGAAATGAAAGACTGGTCTGATAAAAACGTCCAAGTTGATTTGGCGCTTATTGGATCAAAAGCGGTTTCCTTCTTTTCTTCTGTTGGGGGCAACATTGTTGCTCAAGTAACAGGAATGGGAGATAACCCATCATTATCCGAACTGATCGGGCCAGTCCACGTCATGATGCAAGCATATGACGAAGGGCGTCTGGATAAACTGTATATAGTGACAAACAAGTTCATGAATACAATGTCTCAGGTTCCGACGATCACTCAGTTATTGCCTCTGCCAGCCGGAGACGATGAAACACTGAAGAAGAAGTCTTGGGATTATTTGTATGAACCTGATCCTAAGGCACTGTTGGATACCCTGCTGCGCCGCTATATAGAAGCGCAAGTTTATCAAGGCGTCGTTGAAAACCTGGCTAGTGAACAGGCCGCACGAATGGTAGCGATGAAAGCCGCGACCGATAACGGTGGCAACCTGATCAAAGAGTTGCAGTTGGTTTACAACAAGGCTCGTCAGGCCAGTATCACTCAGGAACTCACCGAAATCGTTTCGGGTGCTTCTGCGGTTTAA
- the atpA gene encoding F0F1 ATP synthase subunit alpha gives MQLNSTEISELIKQRIAQFNVVSEAHNEGTIVSVNDGIIRIHGLADVMQGEMISLPGNRYAIALNLERDSVGAVVMGPYADLAEGMKVKCTGRILEVPVGRGLLGRVVNTLGEPIDGKGAIDNDGFSPVEVIAPGVIDRQSVDQPVQTGYKSVDAMIPIGRGQRELVIGDRQTGKTALAIDAIINQRNSGIKCVYVAIGQKASTIANVVRKLEEHDALENTIVVVASASESAALQYLAPYSGCAMGEYFRDRGEDALIVYDDLSKQAVAYRQISLLLRRPPGREAYPGDVFYLHSRLLERAARVNAEYVEKFTNGEVKGKTGSLTALPIIETQAGDVSAFVPTNVISITDGQIFLESSLFNSGIRPAVNPGISVSRVGGAAQTKIIKKLSGGIRTALAQYRELAAFSQFASDLDDATRKQLDHGQKVTELLKQKQYQPMSIAQQALSLFAAERGYLEDIEIAKVVSFEAALLAYANREHADLLKEIDQSGDYNGEIEAKLKALLESFKATQSW, from the coding sequence ATGCAACTGAATTCCACCGAAATCAGCGAACTGATCAAACAGCGTATTGCTCAGTTCAATGTCGTGAGCGAAGCTCACAATGAAGGTACGATTGTTTCCGTTAACGACGGTATCATTCGTATTCATGGTTTAGCCGATGTCATGCAGGGTGAAATGATCTCCCTGCCTGGCAACCGTTATGCAATTGCACTGAACCTGGAGCGCGACTCTGTAGGTGCGGTTGTGATGGGTCCGTATGCTGACTTAGCCGAAGGCATGAAAGTCAAATGTACGGGTCGTATTTTGGAAGTGCCTGTTGGCCGTGGTCTGCTGGGTCGTGTTGTTAACACACTGGGTGAGCCAATTGATGGCAAGGGCGCTATTGATAATGATGGCTTCTCACCGGTAGAAGTTATCGCACCAGGTGTTATCGATCGTCAATCCGTTGACCAGCCTGTCCAGACAGGTTACAAATCCGTTGATGCCATGATCCCAATTGGCCGTGGCCAGCGTGAGCTGGTAATCGGTGACCGTCAGACCGGTAAAACCGCTCTGGCTATCGATGCGATCATCAATCAGCGTAATTCTGGTATTAAATGTGTCTATGTTGCGATTGGTCAGAAAGCTTCTACCATTGCTAACGTAGTCCGTAAACTGGAAGAACACGACGCACTGGAAAATACTATCGTTGTTGTTGCATCCGCTTCTGAATCTGCGGCTCTACAATATCTGGCACCATACTCTGGTTGTGCGATGGGTGAATACTTCCGTGATCGTGGTGAAGATGCACTGATTGTTTACGATGATCTGTCTAAACAGGCTGTAGCATACCGTCAGATTTCCCTGTTGCTGCGTCGTCCACCTGGGCGTGAAGCCTATCCTGGAGACGTTTTCTACCTGCACTCCCGTTTGCTGGAGCGTGCAGCGCGTGTTAACGCTGAATACGTTGAAAAATTCACTAATGGTGAAGTTAAGGGTAAAACAGGTTCTCTGACTGCACTGCCAATCATTGAAACTCAGGCGGGTGACGTTTCTGCGTTCGTACCAACAAACGTTATCTCCATCACTGATGGTCAGATCTTCCTTGAATCGTCTCTGTTCAACTCAGGTATTCGTCCAGCGGTTAACCCAGGGATTTCCGTATCCCGTGTAGGTGGTGCTGCTCAGACTAAGATCATCAAGAAACTGTCTGGTGGTATTCGTACCGCTCTGGCTCAGTATCGCGAACTGGCAGCATTCTCCCAGTTTGCTTCTGATCTGGATGACGCAACGCGTAAGCAGTTGGATCATGGTCAGAAAGTCACTGAGTTGCTGAAACAGAAACAGTATCAGCCGATGTCTATTGCACAGCAGGCTCTGTCTCTGTTTGCTGCTGAGCGTGGTTATCTGGAAGATATCGAAATCGCAAAAGTGGTCAGTTTCGAAGCTGCGCTGTTGGCGTATGCTAACCGTGAACATGCTGATCTTCTGAAAGAGATTGACCAGTCTGGTGATTACAATGGAGAGATCGAAGCGAAGCTGAAAGCTCTGTTGGAATCCTTCAAGGCGACTCAGTCCTGGTAA
- the atpI gene encoding F0F1 ATP synthase subunit I, with amino-acid sequence MSVSLYSGRMALKLLFLQLMTFVILSVAFCTKSIEWGASAFAGGLACWLPNTIFMLLSRFQKVKEEGVPVRIAWFFAISEGVKVIITITVLIVALGVFKAAFAPLGVAYLAVLIVQIIAPAVMNG; translated from the coding sequence ATGTCTGTATCCCTTTACAGCGGTAGAATGGCACTGAAACTGTTATTTTTGCAGTTAATGACTTTTGTTATTCTCAGTGTAGCTTTTTGTACCAAAAGTATAGAGTGGGGCGCTTCTGCTTTTGCTGGTGGGCTAGCATGTTGGTTACCGAATACCATTTTTATGTTGCTTAGCCGCTTCCAAAAAGTAAAAGAAGAAGGGGTTCCAGTACGGATTGCATGGTTTTTCGCGATTAGCGAAGGGGTTAAGGTTATCATTACGATAACCGTGCTGATAGTCGCTTTAGGGGTGTTCAAGGCGGCATTTGCACCACTTGGTGTGGCCTATTTAGCGGTGCTGATTGTGCAGATCATCGCACCTGCCGTAATGAACGGTTAG
- the atpF gene encoding F0F1 ATP synthase subunit B encodes MNINATILGQALAFVLFVLFCMKYVWPPIMAAIEKRQKEIADGLASAERAKKNLDLAQANATDQLKKAKADAQVIIEQANKQKAQIIDDAKAEAELERNRIVAQAHAEIEAECKRAREELRKQVAILAIAGAEKIIERSVDEAANSDIVDKLVAEL; translated from the coding sequence GTGAATATTAACGCAACAATCCTCGGCCAGGCCTTAGCGTTTGTCCTGTTTGTTTTGTTCTGCATGAAGTATGTATGGCCACCAATTATGGCGGCCATTGAAAAACGTCAGAAAGAGATTGCTGACGGTTTGGCTTCAGCAGAGCGTGCCAAAAAGAACCTGGACTTAGCGCAAGCCAATGCGACCGACCAACTGAAAAAAGCGAAAGCTGATGCACAAGTTATCATTGAGCAGGCTAATAAACAAAAAGCCCAAATTATTGATGATGCTAAAGCAGAAGCAGAGCTTGAACGTAACAGAATTGTAGCGCAAGCTCATGCTGAAATTGAAGCTGAATGCAAGCGCGCTCGTGAAGAGTTACGTAAACAGGTTGCGATACTGGCGATCGCAGGTGCCGAGAAAATCATCGAACGTTCCGTGGATGAAGCTGCTAACAGCGACATCGTTGATAAACTGGTCGCTGAACTGTAA